The following proteins are co-located in the Colletotrichum lupini chromosome 4, complete sequence genome:
- a CDS encoding FAD binding domain-containing protein codes for MEMGSDREHEAIARRTLQLHNDFGSAITANMTTSSSTPVSSQTNGHTNGSHQNGHAFRSDVCVVGAGPAGLMLGSLMARFGQKVQVIDERPDQTTVGRADGIQPKSIETLQMLRLGDELFRTGVKVHDICMWQSSSDSDLHRLSRSIHYPPSVVDLLQPYILLCHQGMIEGVFIDDLRKSGVEVKRSHSFQAYSTLDDGSLSIECDRQGEGKTSIDSEFLVGCDGARSLVRKSIPDTFAQGSPHASVWGVLDGELETDFPDLWSKTVVFSEKYGSILIIPRERNMTRFYIEMKSSTSSKDLGEEYVMEQARLILSPYSVKWRSVEWFGNYQVAQRVAARFSDPAQRAFIAGDASHTHSPKAAQGMNTSIHDTWNLGWKLNLALRGLAKGDVLLATYEHERKKIAHDLINFDFEHANEIARGDAKRLADNFKTNTRFISGVGVEYGENELNRGRDDGVQGAAKPGCNLPPAKATRYIDACPIDVQLDIPVLGQFRIYAVLDDVSGAAGVSFLRDFSTGVASASSLVSRLSAAAAQSYKVKPRVSRTDDIHVRPERYTSVSQLCTFALVTSTGKENFEISSLPPVFSQSAWTVYLDDVAPLDTQGRSCTDKWLGGLATDEASLIVVRPDGYVGTIGRWQASESGNGGMAAQWLDNYFGGFLQAPDL; via the exons ATGGAGATGGGTTCCGATAGGGAACATGAAGCCATAGCTAGGAGA ACACTACAGCTACACAACGACTTCGGGTCAGCAATCACAGCAAACATGACAACAAGCTCATCAACTCCTGTGAGCTCACAAACCAATGGCCATACAAACGGCTCGCACCAAAATGGGCACGCATTCAGGTCCGACGTCTGCGTCGTCGGAGCCGGACCAGCCGGCTTAATGCTCGG GTCTCTCATGGCAAGATTCGGTCAAAAGGTCCAAGTCATTGACGAAAGGCCAGATCAGACTACAGTAGGCCGCGCCGATGGAATTCAGCCAAAGTCGATTGAGACGCTGCAGATGCTGCGCCTCGGCGACGAGCTATTCCGCACCGGTGTTAAGGTCCATGACATTTGTATGTGGCAGAGCTCGAGCGATTCTGACCTGCACCGGTTGAGTCGCTCGATCCACTACCCTCCCTCTGTCGTGGATCTTTTGCAACCCTACATCTTATTATGTCACCAGGGCATGATTGAAGGTGTCTTCATTGATGACCTTCGCAAGAGCGGCGTCGAAGTGAAACGTAGTCACAGCTTCCAGGCTTACAGCACTTTGGACGATGGCTCATTGAGCATTGAATGCGATCGGCAAGGGGAAGGAAAGACATCCATCGACTCGGAGTTTCTGGTGGGATGTGACGGCGCGCGATCTCTCGTTCGAAAGAGCATCCCCGACACATTCGCCCAAGGTTCACCGCATGCTTCGGTATGGGGCGTCCTCGATGGCGAACTGGAGACAGACTTCCCCGACCTCTGGAGCAAGACGGTAGTCTTCTCTGAGAAGTACGGCTCCATCCTCATCATTCCCCGCGAACGCAATATGACGCGCTTCTACATCGAAATGAAATCGTCAACATCCTCAAAAGACCTAGGAGAAGAATACGTTATGGAACAAGCCCGCCTTATCCTATCACCCTACAGCGTCAAATGGCGCTCTGTAGAGTGGTTTGGCAATTATCAAGTCGCTCAGCGCGTGGCCGCCCGCTTCTCCGACCCGGCCCAGCGCGCCTTCATCGCCGGCGACGCCAGCCACACGCACAGTCCCAAGGCAGCGCAGGGCATGAACACAAGCATCCACGACACCTGGAACCTCGGGTGGAAACTCAACCTCGCTCTGCGCGGGCTCGCAAAGGGCGACGTGTTGCTTGCGACCTATGAGCACGAGCGCAAGAAGATTGCGCACGATCTCATCAACTTCGACTTTGAGCACGCCAACGAGATCGCTCGCGGCGACGCGAAGCGGCTGGCGGATAACTTCAAGACGAACACGCGCTTCATTTCTGGCGTCGGGGTCGAGTATGGCGAGAACGAGCTCAACCGGGGTCGGGATGACGGCGTTCAGGGCGCCGCGAAGCCGGGATGCAACCTCCCGCCTGCAAAGGCTACCCGATACATCGATGCTTGCCCTATCGACGTGCAGCTCGATATTCCGGTCTTGGGTCAGTTCCGCATCTACGCAGTCTTGGACGACGTCTCTGGCGCTGCGGGTGTCTCTTTTCTGCGTGACTTCAGCACCGGCGTAGCATCTGCGTCTTCATTGGTGTCGAGACTTTCCGCAGCAGCGGCGCAGTCGTACAAGGTGAAGCCACGCGTCAGTCGGACGGACGATATTCATGTACGCCCTGAGAGATATACATCTGTCAGTCAATTGTGCACATTTGCGCTCGTCA CATCTACGGGAAAGGAGAACTTTGAAATCTCTTCGCTTCCTCCCGTGTTCTCACAGAGTGCCTGGACCGTCTATCTCGACGATGTAGCACCTCTGGATACACAAGGACGCTCCTGTACAGACAAATGGCTTGGTGGTCTCGCAACGGACGAAGCTTCCCTTATCGTCGTCCGCCCGGACGGCTACGTGGGTACCATCGGCCGCTGGCAGGCAAGCGAAAGCGGCAACGGTGGGATGGCGGCGCAATGGCTGGATAACTACTTTGGCGGTTTTTTACAAGCGCCGGACTTGTAG
- a CDS encoding amidase has product MTQITIPDPAQVWQDVVSKKRQLRAEAISASIGGSTNSPKELEITAIAEASQLVSEISRGELTSEDIVKAYIRKASEVHNKTNCLTEIVFGDALKRAKELDTYFTEHGKTVGPLHGVPVTLKDQFNVKGYDTTLGYVGRSFKPAADDAVVVKMLQSLGAVVVAKTNLPQSIMWCETDNPLWGLTTNPRSRDYTPGGSTGGEAALLASGASMLGWGTDIGGSIRIPSHMMGTYGFKPSSGRLPYRGVPVSTEGQEHVPSSIGPMARSLSTIRLAMEQLINAKPWELDARCAPVPWREDLYKETSSRPLTIGVLYDDNVVQPHPPLTRVLRSAVERLQAAGHEVLEWNASLHEDCIRTMDLFYTVDGGEDIRKDVLAGGEPFIPHVEKLLNRGKPISVYDYWQLNRRKWDLQQAYLEKWQSIRSPKTGRMVDILLLPPMPHSAVPHGGCRWVGYTKVWNFLDYPALVIPGGQVSREDIDQPWAEEARGVENEWNGKLWEDNKETMASLSLPVGLQIVGRKLEEEMVLAAGKIIDGILKHKS; this is encoded by the exons ATGACGCAAATCACGATCCCTGATCCGGCACAAGTTTGGCAAGATGTCGTATCTAAGAAGAGACAGCTCCGGGCTGAAGCTATCTCAGCATCCATTGGAGGCTCGACAAACAGTCCTAAAGAGCTTGAGATCACGGCTATAGCAGAAGCCTCCCAACTTGTCTCGGAAATCTCACGTGGTGAGTTGACGAGCGAAGACATTGTGAAGGCCTACATTCGGAA GGCTTCTGAGGTGCACAACAAG ACGAACTG TCTGACGGAAATTGTGTTTGGTGATGCCCTGAAGCGGGCTAAGGAGTTGGATACTTACTTCACCGAACACGGGAAGACCGTTGGGCCCTTGCATGGTGTGCCAGTCACTCTCAAGGACCAGTTTAATGTCAAAGGATATGACACAACTCTCGGCTACGTAGGGCGGTCCTTCAAACCTGCTGCAGACGATGCCGTTGTCGTAAAGATGCTTCAATCGCTGGGCGCGGTCGTCGTTGCTAAAACAAATTTGCCACAGAGCATCATG TGGTGTGAGACCGACAACCCTCTTTGGGGCCTGACCACCAACCCCAGGAGCAGGGACTATACCCCGGGTGGATCAACCGGCGGCGAGGCAGCCTTGCTTGCTTCCGGTGCAAGCATGCTTGGTTGGGGGACTGATATTGGAGGAAGCATTCGTATTCCGTCTCACATGATGGGAACTTACGGCTTCAAGCCTAGC AGCGGCCGCCTACCCTATCGCGGAGTTCCAGTATCAACCGAAGGACAAGAACATGTGCCTTCGTCAATAGGTCCCATGGCCCGCAGTCTGTCGACAATCCGCCTCGCCATGGAGCAGCTCATTAACGCCAAGCCCTGGGAGCTAGACGCTCGCTGCGCACCGGTTCCGTGGCGTGAGGACTTATACAAGGAGACTTCCTCTAGGCCCTTGACTATTGGAGTCCTCTATGATGACAATGTTGTCCAACCTCACCCGCCATTGACGCGTGTTCTCCGTTCTGCTGTAGAGCGCCTGCAGGCAGCGGGCCACGAGGTCTTGGAATGGAATGCAAGCTTGCACGAAGACTGCATCAGAACAATG GACCTTTTCTACACGGTTGACGGCGGCGAAGATATTCGGAAAGACGTCTTGGCTGGTGGAGAGCCCTTCATCCCCCACGTCGAGAAGCTTCTCAACCGCGGAAAGCCAATTTCAGTGTACGACTACTGGCAGCTTAACAGGCGCAAGTGGGATTTGCAGCAAGCATACCTGGAAAAGTGGCAATCCATTCGCTCGCCCAAGACTGGCCGCATGGTTGATATCCTACTGCTGCCACCTATGCCTCATTCAGCTGTACCGCATGGGGGTTGTCGATGGGTAGGATACACCAAGGTGTGGAATTTCCTCGATTACCCTGCCCTGGTCATTCCTGGAGGCCAGGTGAGTCGGGAAGACATTGATCAGCCGTGGGCGGAGGAAGCGAGGGGAGTTGAGAACGAATGGAACGGGAAGTTGTGGGAGGATAACAAGGAGACAATGGCTTCTCTTAGTTTGCCTGTGGGACTTCAGATTGTTGGCCGCAAGCTGGAGGAGGAGATGGTGCTTGCGGCTGGGAAGATCATCGATGGCATCCTCAAGCATAAGAGCTAG
- a CDS encoding polysaccharide deacetylase — translation MGKKKVLVCYGVDIDAVAGWLGSYGGEDSTSDISRGLWAGTIGTRRLLKLFEKYNIKASWFIPGHSLETFPEECAMVRDAGHEIGLHGYSHENPVDMTLEQQRDVLDKTWKMLTEFCGKPPKGSVAPWWETSEEGTELMLSYGIEYDHSMSHHDCQAYWLRTGDSWTKIDYTKKAEEWMKPLVKGKETGLVEIPGSWYIDDLPPMMFMKNSANSHGWVNPRDVEDIWRDHFDYFYREYDEFIFPMTIHPDVSGRPHVLLMHERIIEHINKHEGVEWVTMGEMSDYFKSKNPAPEGGLMPASQEEVMKKYEE, via the exons ATGGGAAAGAAGAAGGTTCTCGTTTG CTACGGTGTAGATATCGACGCTGTTGCCGGCTGGCTCGGGTCATATGGTGGTGAAGACAGTACTAGTGACATCAGTCGAG GTCTATGGGCTGGAACCATTGGTACACGTCGACTCTTGAAGCTGTTTGAAAAGTACAACATCAAAGCGTCTTGGTTCATTCCTGGCCACTCCTTAGAGACGTTCCCAGAAGAATGCGCCATGGTGCGGGATGCAGGCCACGAGATCGGCCTGCACGGATACAGCCATGAGAACCCTGTCGACATGACGCTAGAGCAGCAGCGCGACGTTCTGGACAAAACGTGGAAGATGCTCACAGAGTTTTGCGGCAAGCCGCCCAAGGGCAGCGTTGCCCCGTGGTGGGAGACGAGCGAAGAAGGTACTGAGCTGATGCTGAGCTACGGTATCGAGTATGATCACTCCATGTCGCACCACGACTGCCAAGCATATTGGTTGAGGACTGGTGACAGCTGGACCAAGATTGATTATACCAAAAAGGCAGAGGAATGGATGAAGCCTTTGGTAAAGGGCAAAGAGACGGGGTTGGTCGAGATTCCCGGATCATGGTATATTGATGACCTTCCCCCGATGATGTTCATGAAGAACTCCGCAAACTCACACGGTTGGGTGAACCCGAG GGATGTTGAAGACATCTGGCGAGACCACTTCGACTACTTTTACCGAGAATATG ATGAGTTCATCTTCCCAATGACCATCCATCCCGATGTTTCGGGTCGGCCCCACGTGCTACTCATGCACGAGCGGATCATTGAGCACATTAACAAGCACGAAGGCGTTGAGTGGGTGACCATGGGAGAG ATGAGCGACTATTTCAAGTCCAAGAACCCTGCGCCTGAAGGTGGCTTGATGCCTGCCAGCCAGGAAGAGGTTATGAAGAagtacgaggaatag